DNA sequence from the Thamnophis elegans isolate rThaEle1 chromosome 4, rThaEle1.pri, whole genome shotgun sequence genome:
CACGGGGGTACTATCAGTAGCAATATAAATCTTACTTACTACATCAAAGAGAAATGCTTTCTCAATTCCAGAATTCTACAAGGGAACATGGATTTTGTTACAAAGAACCTAATATATATACAATGCATACTATAATGTACataatgcacatacacacacaatcatatacacaaacacaacaatccatccacccatcctatcttccttccatccatccatccatccatccatccatccatccatatctgttTATCAATCATCTTCTCTACCACACTCACTCTCTCTACATTACATAATACCGTATAGTATAGCTGCCTAGAGATGCTGAGAGTCAGAATAAATTTAAagaataattataaaataatacatGGCACAACAGAAGTAACTTTCCTAGAACTCTAGAATTATCTGGGCTGTTTTCTATCAATCTTCATATTCAGTTGTAAGACTGAGATAACCCTAGTAGCTCTTTTTGATGACCTTTGGTGGGATTACAATGGGAGTTGTACACCATCCTGGTGTTCTTTGATCTCTTAGTAACCTTTGATACCATTGATCATAGTATCTTTCTGGATTAGGGGACTGAGAGTACACAGCATGGTGttcagagatgatattcagccggttctgaccagttctagtgaaccagtagtggaaattttgagtagtacggagaaccggcaaataccacctctggcttgctctgcccccatctattcactgcctcctgagtctcagctgatcagctggggctgcttttgttgccctgcacaggagaacggaattggaaagcaggttagtggggtggtgaaggaatgaggattttgcagtatccttccactggagtgagatgggaatggagattttgcagtatctttcccctgccatgaccaccaaaccatgcccacagaaccagtagtaaaaatatttgaatcccaccactgatggttcTTTGTCCAGGGCTGGCTCCAGTTAGTGTTAGAGCCCCTGCTTTGCAGGTTTCTCTGGTCTTAAATCTGTCACCCCTTCTATTTTGAATCTATATGAAGCTGCTGGGGAGATTATCTGCCAGCACAATTCTTGTGACCTGTACAGCTCAATTTACCTTCTCTGCCCCAGGTCAACTGAGTAATGCAATCGAGATTCTTTTCTGACATCTGGAAGCTGTGGGGTGTGAATGAGGTaaggaacaggcttcagctgaacTCTGGCAAGACTAAGTAGTAGTGGGTtttgaaatccttccattcctaaaGATTTTCCATGCATTTTTGGTATTTCATATAGAATCTCATAATGGCTTAAATAATAGCAATATTttttcaaaacattaaaaaaaataaaatgtcctTTTGCAATAAACATGAAAAACATAGGAAATACATGCACGTGCAAAGATATTTACCGAGACAAAAATGTTAAGCAGATTTTCCAAAGTTGGGAGCTGTGGAATTAATTTCTGAACCACTTTGCTGAATGCTTCAAATATAGAATGGTCGTATATACTTGTCAAATAAaagctgcaaaaagaaaaataatcaacATGTTCATTTGAAATAAACAGCTGTGAAGAGTTtaataaaaacacaaaaagatgctgaaaaaaataacttaatatTCTATTTTATGGCTTGTTTTATAAGCCATACAGAATATGGATACAGATGGAAAGCAAAGTAATAACTGAATGAAGGGCAAAAAAACCAGAGCATTGGATTAAAAATATCTCTCAAAATTGGGACTTGATCTTACAATTTTCAAGGAATTTATTTTCACTGGATAGTGTACTGATGGTAACATGGTTGATGTACTGCCTAATTGGGTTTATAGAAGTGATGTTTGTAATGACATACAGGTACAGGTAGACTTTGACTTGTGACTAGTCCTTTAATGACTGTTTCAGAGTTACAACCTACCTGAAAAGGGATTTAAGACCCAGGTTCAAATTTCTGACAgttgggccagaggtgggttcctaccagttcgcacctattcggtagaaccggttcgtcaaatctactgaaccagttagaagaggttccaccagtggacccggaaagcaggccacacctacagaagaggttccaaaattttttgaaacccaccactggtccttggatatgattattctacactatcaagctcatatttataaaactcagtgcctctgtgaaaggtaaggatgactactgcgtttgtggtgcaatcagaacattgcgtgtattgaagttgttttaacgcaaaccaaagatgccttttaaaaaacaagtttacatcatattcttatgcatgccagtgctgtgtgtgaggtaatttaaggtggttctgacaagtgtcatcggcatcttcatatccggtcacatgggtggcaagccactcccatccggtcacatggggcggcaagccactcccacaaaggaggccacacccacagagtaggttcgaacaatttttgaaacccaccattgagttGGGCCCTCCCTCTGACCACCTAACTGCACTTGGCAACATGGCTGAATTTATGGCCGTTTGCACatcctgtagtcatgtgatctCAGTCTTATGAGggttttgcccaaaactggaattTACCTTCAGTTTTGGGCCAAACCACACCATAGCCAACAAtaggtttgcttaacaatcatggcaattGCACTTACAGTCACCACATTcacttcaccaccaccaccaaaaaaaaccaaccattATGACATATAACTGTAATGGGCAGGatccattacagttgtatgtcaaAGACTACCTGGAGTCCTTTGTTAACAGCAACCAGTAACTCTTTCGCTAACCAATGCAGTTGTAAAGCGCAATGTCACATGACCTTGCTGATTTATGACAGCAGTTCAGAACATCGGTAAGTGGGATATTAcaggattgccatttgcaacatcctactggcttccccattgacttcgcttgttggaagctgacagtcaaggtcacaaatggcgatcAGGTGACTGAGGGACACTGCGACCATTGTAACTACAagctgattgccaagcacccaaattacaATCACATGACTAGAGGAACATTGCAACACTTGCAACCTTTGAGGACTAGTCTTAAGTTTCCtcattcagtgctgtcataacatTGGTTGCCGAATGAATGCATAAAGTTCATTATCACACAAAGTCAATTAAAATGTTCCGGCGTGGTGGCTCAGGGATTAAGATGCTGGGTTTGTCTGGTGAAAAACCGGTAGCCTGGGTCCAAGCGCCATGCagcggggtgagctcccatcctcatcccagctcctgctaacctagcagtttgaaagcatgcaactgcaagtagataaataggtaccacttcagtgggaaggtaacaaaactccatgctagccacatgaccatggaaatgtcttcgcaAAGCCCTGGCTCAGTGcttgaaacagatatgagcactgccccctaaagtcggcaACGACTAGTGGAATAAAATCCATAGGAattcctttacctttacatacatacattctcaaTATAGTTTTCTCCAAGTCAGGAACATCAACAACTTTGAGGCTAGCAAAATGCATCATCCTAGCACAGCCCTCCCTAAAATGGTGCTCATTAGAAGTACGCAACTGGAAATTAATACTATACTGACCGAGAATGACTGGAATACTTGCACCTGTGATtttgaaaagataattttaaGGTTTTAAGCATGGCTACACCAGCAAACATTTATTCTATTTGATCATGATATACTGTAAAACTAAGCTTACTTTTCCCAAGTTTTATACTATGGCACTTCTTTTAATATTACTTGCAGTTTCCTTTTTCTCCCCAGCAAACTCCAGCCATTACACTGCTTTTCTCACCTCAAGTGGATTTTTTCTAGTCCAGCATCTGCAAGGTCATCATTAGTCCGCTGATGAATGTCTCTTTGTGTTTCAATCTTGTGATCATCAGACAAACCATCTACTTTgtgaataaatatttcaaagtTTATATCTGGATTTACTTTATAGGCTCGTGTCACAGTAAGGTGCAATCTAGCTAATGCTTCCATAtagtcatcctaaaaaaagaaaaagaattggataAAACACATTACTTAAAATGTCAACCTGAATTCTTTTCACTCAAAAAGCATTATATGAAACTCCCATTCGATTTAAATAGTATTTCATTAATAAAGTAGGAGATggaatcccaaagatgctttttcaagaggcaactggactttctgatttttctttgaagcttcTGCAGTTCTGCTCAGCTCAGAGCTGAGCAGaactgcttcttggatgagaagcaaaacatcttcaaagaaaaatcagaaagtccagttgcctcttgaaaaagcacctttgggacaaccatgacctgaatgactgaaaatctccatagatatttagaaGATGGAATATTTCAACTAGTTATTAATCATTAactctctctcttctatttaaAGACTACAAGcacctttagagcagtggtccccaacccccggtccgcggcccggtgccgggccgtggagtacctggcaccgggccgcgcagccatgatcactgcagctgggcgccgtggctcttctgctgcgccagccgctcctcttccagccgctcgcccagcgcgcaaagctcccggcagcggtgccacagctcctcgaggcgccggcggctctcctggttctgcgcgcgcagcttgcgcaggtcctgttggcccaggcggcccccttccagctcctgcagcgcccgcaactcggcctcgtatcgctccaggctctgcgcgcagctccagctcagcaccagcgcgtagtcggaggccaactgccgcttctcggagcgcccggcccggaggacacgcggggcagacagcagcgcggccggccgctgcttgcgcgcttcctgcagcccttcgtgctcggccaggagctgctccagcagcgcctccagagcaGCGCAGTCGGCCctcagcccctccagctgctgctgccgccgggccagctcgggctccaggcggcggagacgcagctctccaagttgcgcgctcagcctctccaagctctccaactcgtggcgcagcgcgtcccactccagctcgccttgaggtgatctcaaaaaataagctaggttggatatgactgggataagatttccagatgttgacttggctcaagtcaccggttcctttttcttgctgaatgaaaactcctgcatcatggttgtatgtaggatgtatttagaaaaattcaagatgggaaccatcttggtttttatgtgatgcaaataaaagaataaataggcttttaatttcatagtcatggctattaccttgacattttcgatgtcactctgacacccctgtcccagataatttggtgaatggacagagaggctaccagctagtagtaggctggcttgaatgcacttactaagaaaggattcacagtgaattcaatgaataacatttttgggtgatcatcaatctgatgggagctatatatctattgcaacatttacctgcaaatttaaaggaagtccagaaagcgattgcaatctatttggcatatatttacaaattcatattgaaaacaatgcaacatctaacattttatgatatataaatgaaatatatatgatatataaacaatcaatgtgtcgtcgcaaacaatgcccccccacccctgtgcgcgctcagcgggccacggtaaaattatcacaggctgactggtccgcggtgataaaaaggttggggaccactgctttagagtacCTAATCCAGAATTCTATTCCCACAGTGTCCAACACTCACACTGCTATTCTTTTGCAACTGTTGCTAAGATACTCCACATTTGACATTGGGGATAATAATAGATATCATCACTAATAATCACCAAAAGCTTTAACCTTCCTCATTTCCATCATTTCAGCAGTTCCTTGACATGTTGATTTcttattatatactgtatatattaattACACTTATCAGTATATCACATCTTTCCTCAAAATACTTGAGCTGATATACTTAGCActcctttctctgttttttctccACAAAAACGATCTGTAAATTTGGGCATACGGATGCACAGTGGGAGAGTGGATAAGGAGCTGGACAGTGGATCTGAATTTGGGTGACCTTAGGCACTTTACCACACCAGCACAAACATAATCCATAATTATggattatatgtatatgtaaaccTCAGTTTATGGCCacatttgggaccagaattttgctTGTTAAGCAAGGTGAGTCACacccgattttatgacctttttgtcaagtaaatcactgcagttgttaaatgagctgtgtggttattaagtgaacccagcttcccccattgactttgtcagaagccagTAGGAAcatcgcaaatggtgatcacatgaacttGGAACACTGGATCTATCTTAAATACATGCTGGTCGCCATGTGCCTGAATCTGatgatgtgatcatggggatgctttgACGAACAAtgcgaggactggtcataagacacatcttttcagGGGCCTTGTTTAGCAGCAAGCGTTTTGCTCCAATTGTGATTATAAGCTGAGGCTAGCTATAATCATCTTAAGGTTTATTTTACCTATAAAGTTATAGGTAACTTTAGAAACTGCAGAAAATTGAAGGATTGCATATATGGATACAGAAGTGCAATCAAAGGTATTTGTGCAGTAGTATCTAAAAAAACCAGAATGTACAGCAAAATTCAAACATCCCTTTTATGATAAAAGGCTTATTCCTCACACAAGTGTGAGAATTCTGGTTTCTATACAACTGTACCAATTGCAGATCTTACTCTGCATTTTCCAGTTTCGATAATGTTTAGGAAAAAGGTTTAAAAAGGTGGTCTGCGCTGCAGTGAGAATCCAGGATATGGAAAAAGAGTCCTGGTGTAAAAGGAAAGTTTGCTTGCAGTTCTCTAGAGAGTCACATTCTACTTAACTTGCcatcatctattctattcctctgtcaACAGGTGTTCATTTGTGCAAGGTTTGAGAATGATTTAAAAGTCAAATTGGtctaacatcatcatcatcctcttacCTGAGAATCAATCACAAATATCAATGCTCCAGTGCCACGAAAAATCATTTCGTAGTCAAAAGTAGGATCAAAAAAATCAATTTGGCCGGGAAAGTCCCATATCTGAAAGTTAACAAAGGAGCTGTTGGAAACATCTTCTCGGCAGATCTTGTTTGTGCTCTCCAAGAAAAGAGTTTCATTTGGTGACATTTTATGAAAAACAACTTTCTGAATGGAAGATTTTCCACTTCTTCTCAGTCCCATGAGCAGGATTCTTGGCTTAACTTCAGTACTAAAAGGATCATTGAAATCTAGaaccaaataaaaacatttttttagtttATACTGTACCTAATGTACAAAACTATATTTTATATCCAAACCTGAATGcaatttaaatgtattattttaacTATTCTTTGCAATTTAAGGATTCTTTTCTGGTGCAAGAAAGGGCAGCTTAATTTGAAATGATTTCTCCCTGCTAGTTTGAAAAAAACTTACATCTCTCACAAAATAAGCCAAAGTGTGGaaataaatgcagattacaatCAGAAATCCATATTGCACATGCCTTACCATGCTCCTATCTCATAGTCATGCAAACTTTAATGAGATGAAAGATTTACACTCACCCACACATCccaccttgtttttttttaatgtacaactCATGGAAGCAAGCTTATCAATGCTCCCTTTAAAAACTTTAGATAACCTTGAATCACAAGAATACATCTGATGAAGAACCTGGAAAAGTATACCCATTTCTGTTGTATATATACTTGAAATATTTATGTTCAAGTGCTTCTCAAAACgctattattaaaaacaatttctGCTTGAGTATCTACTGCATGTAAGCTACGTTACTTAATACAGCCTCtctgaaacaaagagaaaaaaagtctaTGCATTCATAtgagaacac
Encoded proteins:
- the RRAGD gene encoding ras-related GTP-binding protein D isoform X1, with amino-acid sequence MSEVPGKLKEQQENEGAEEKGEEEKDEEDEEEEGEEEEEEDEIVGLADYGDESESFSDGDHEKSGDGAYFNDPFSTEVKPRILLMGLRRSGKSSIQKVVFHKMSPNETLFLESTNKICREDVSNSSFVNFQIWDFPGQIDFFDPTFDYEMIFRGTGALIFVIDSQDDYMEALARLHLTVTRAYKVNPDINFEIFIHKVDGLSDDHKIETQRDIHQRTNDDLADAGLEKIHLSFYLTSIYDHSIFEAFSKVVQKLIPQLPTLENLLNIFVSNSGIEKAFLFDVVSKIYIATDSTPVDMQTYELSCDMIDVVIDISSIYGLKKDGAGTPYDKESTAIIKLNNATVLYLKEVTKFLALVCFVREESFERKGLIDYNFHCFRKAIHEVFEVRMKAVKTQKNQNQVQRNKRATHNGTPRMPL
- the RRAGD gene encoding ras-related GTP-binding protein D isoform X2, with product MSEVPGKLKEQQENEGAEEKGEEEKDEEDEEEEGEEEEEEDEIVGLADYGDENFNDPFSTEVKPRILLMGLRRSGKSSIQKVVFHKMSPNETLFLESTNKICREDVSNSSFVNFQIWDFPGQIDFFDPTFDYEMIFRGTGALIFVIDSQDDYMEALARLHLTVTRAYKVNPDINFEIFIHKVDGLSDDHKIETQRDIHQRTNDDLADAGLEKIHLSFYLTSIYDHSIFEAFSKVVQKLIPQLPTLENLLNIFVSNSGIEKAFLFDVVSKIYIATDSTPVDMQTYELSCDMIDVVIDISSIYGLKKDGAGTPYDKESTAIIKLNNATVLYLKEVTKFLALVCFVREESFERKGLIDYNFHCFRKAIHEVFEVRMKAVKTQKNQNQVQRNKRATHNGTPRMPL